A region of Vitis riparia cultivar Riparia Gloire de Montpellier isolate 1030 chromosome 1, EGFV_Vit.rip_1.0, whole genome shotgun sequence DNA encodes the following proteins:
- the LOC117916790 gene encoding receptor protein kinase TMK1-like: MRGQLCVVLVCLLALTLNVQSQSSSGDADVMQVLKKNLNQPSDLGWSDSDPCKWDGVSCDGDRRVTRIQIGGKNLKGTLPSNLTDLTALEILEVQYNQLSGPLPSLSRLSLLQRLLLSNNNFTSVPSGFFDGMTSLQTVALDNNPFSPWEFPVSLQAAGSLKSFSANSAGISGKIPEVFEAFPSLTDLHLAFNSLEGGLPSSFSGSSIQTLWLNGQESASKLNGTIEVLQNMTSLTQVWLNMNSFTGPLPDFSSLTNLQDLNLRDNGFTGPVPSTLLNLKSLKTVNLTNNLLQGPMPEFASSVAADMVGVNMFCLPEPGPCSQTVNTLLEVAKSMGYPSSLAKNWKGNDPCDQWFGLTCDDGGIAVVNLQKMGLSGTISSNFSTLGSLQKLILADNNLTGTIPAELTNLQNLRELDVSNNQLYGQIPNFRSNVIVKTEGNPDIGKEGGDAPNPGTPSGGPPDSPTSPDADSPGNGGKKSNTVVIVGSVVGSVGAVFLIGLVGFCFYRTRQKHFGRVQSPNTMVIHPRHSGSDNDAVKITIANSSVNGGGSETYSHASSGPSDIQMIEAGSMVISIQVLRNVTNNFSEENVLGRGGFGTVYKGELHDGTKIAVKRMESGVVSEKGLTEFKSEIAVLTKVRHRHLVALLGYCLDGNERLLVYEYMPQGTLSRHLFNWKEEGLKPLEWMKRLSIALDVARGVEYLHGLAHQSFIHRDLKPSNILLGDDMRAKVADFGLVRLAPEGKASIETRLAGTFGYLAPEYAVTGRVTTKVDVFSFGVILMEIISGRRALDETQPEESMHLVTWFRRMQINKESFQKSIDQTIDLDEETLASISTVAELAGHCCAREPYQRPDMSHAVNVLSSLVELWKPADLDSEDMYGIDLDMTLPQALKKWQAFEGSSQLDSSSSYIASADNTQTSIPTRPYGFAESFTSADGR, translated from the exons ATGCGGGGCCAGCTTTGTGTGGTTCTTGTTTGTCTCCTCGCCCTCACCCTTAACGTGCAGTCTCAGTCCAGTTCCGGGGATGCCGATGTAATGCAGGTTTTGAAGAAGAATCTCAACCAGCCTTCCGATTTGGGGTGGTCCGACTCCGACCCCTGTAAATGGGACGGTGTGAGCTGCGATGGCGATAGACGGGTCACACGGATTCAGATCGGAGGAAAGAATCTCAAGGGTACTCTCCCCTCGAATCTGACCGACCTCACTGCCTTGGAGATATTGGAGGTGCAGTACAACCAACTGAGTGGGCCACTGCCGAGTCTATCTAGGTTGAGTCTTCTGCAGAGACTCCTACTCAGCAACAACAATTTCACTTCCGTACCCTCTGGTTTCTTCGATGGAATGACATCTCTTCAAACCGTGGCTCTAGACAACAACCCCTTTTCTCCATGGGAATTTCCGGTGAGTCTTCAGGCGGCTGGTTCACTAAAATCCTTCTCTGCTAATTCTGCTGGTATTTCTGGAAAAATTCCTGAAGTTTTCGAAGCGTTCCCTAGTTTGACGGATTTGCATTTGGCTTTTAATTCTCTGGAAGGTGGATTGCCTTCCAGCTTCTCTGGTTCTTCAATTCAGACTTTGTGGTTGAATGGGCAAGAGAGTGCCTCCAAACTTAATGGTACAATTGAAGTGCTACAGAACATGACATCATTGACACAGGTTTGGTTGAATATGAATAGTTTTACAGGTCCTTTGCCCGATTTTTCCAGCTTAACGAATCTGCAAGATTTGAATTTGAGGGATAATGGATTCACGGGTCCTGTTCCATCTACCTTACTGAACCTTAAGTCTCTTAAAACGGTGAATTTGACCAATAACTTGCTTCAGGGACCCATGCCGGAATTCGCAAGTTCTGTTGCAGCGGATATGGTGGGGGTGAACATGTTTTGTTTGCCTGAACCTGGTCCCTGTAGTCAAACCGTTAATACATTACTTGAGGTTGCAAAATCCATGGGATACCCGAGTAGTCTTGCCAAGAATTGGAAAGGGAATGACCCTTGTGACCAGTGGTTTGGACTCACTTGTGATGATGGAGGCATTGCAGTTGTTAATTTGCAGAAAATGGGTCTTTCGGGTACCATTTCTTCAAACTTCTCCACTCTTGGTTCATTGCAAAAATTGATTCTTGCTGATAATAATCTCACGGGTACCATACCAGCGGAGCTTACAAATCTGCAGAACCTTAGGGAGCTTGATGTCTCAAACAATCAACTTTATGGCCAAATACCAAATTTTAGGAGTAATGTTATTGTAAAAACTGAGGGTAATCCTGATATTGGAAAAGAGGGTGGTGATGCCCCAAATCCAGGAACTCCATCTGGGGGTCCTCCAGACTCACCAACCTCACCTGATGCAGATTCTCCTGGAAATGGCGGCAAGAAATCTAACACTGTAGTGATTGTGGGTAGTGTTGTTGGTTCTGTTGGAGCAGTTTTCTTGATTGGATTGGTAGGTTTCTGTTTCTATAGAACAAGACAAAAGCACTTTGGGAGAGTACAGAGTCCAAACACAATGGTGATTCATCCTCGTCATTCAGGGTCAGATAATGATGCTGTTAAAATCACAATTGCTAATTCAAGTGTTAATGGTGGAGGGAGTGAAACTTACAGTCACGCAAGTAGTGGGCCTAGTGACATCCAAATGATTGAGGCTGGAAGCATGGTAATTTCAATTCAAGTTTTAAGGAATGTGACTAACAATTTTAGTGAAGAAAATGTATTGGGAAGAGGAGGCTTTGGAACTGTATACAAGGGGGAATTGCATGATGGGACAAAGATTGCAGTGAAGAGGATGGAATCTGGAGTGGTGAGTGAGAAGGGTTTAACAGAGTTTAAATCTGAGATTGCTGTTCTTACCAAGGTTAGACACCGGCATTTGGTTGCACTTCTAGGATATTGCTTGGATGGAAATGAAAGGCTCCTTGTTTATGAATACATGCCTCAGGGGACTCTTAGTAGGCACCTATTTAATTGGAAGGAGGAAGGGTTGAAACCCCTTGAGTGGATGAAAAGGTTGAGCATTGCCTTGGATGTTGCCAGAGGTGTTGAATACCTACATGGCTTAGCCCATCAGAGTTTCATCCATAGGGATCTTAAACCCTCCAATATTCTCCTTGGGGATGATATGCGGGCTAAAGTTGCAGATTTTGGATTGGTTCGTCTTGCCCCAGAAGGGAAAGCCTCAATTGAAACAAGACTAGCAGGAACTTTTGGGTATCTCGCACCAGAATATGCAG TAACGGGACGAGTAACTACCAAGGTTGATGTGTTCAGCTTTGGGGTGATTCTGATGGAGATTATCTCAGGAAGAAGAGCACTCGATGAAACTCAGCCCGAGGAGAGCATGCATCTTGTCACTTGGTTTCGGAGGATGCAAATTAACAAGGAGTCATTCCAGAAGTCCATCGACCAGACAATTGATCTTGATGAAGAAACCCTTGCCAGTATCAGCACTGTTGCCGAGCTGGCTGGCCACTGCTGTGCGAGGGAGCCTTATCAAAGACCAGACATGAGCCATGCTGTCAATGTGCTTTCATCTCTTGTTGAGCTCTGGAAACCCGCTGATCTAGATTCCGAAGACATGTATGGAATTGACCTTGATATGACCTTACCACAGGCGCTCAAGAAGTGGCAGGCATTCGAAGGAAGTAGCCAATTGGATTCTTCATCATCTTATATTGCCAGTGCTGATAATACCCAGACCAGCATTCCCACTCGACCATATGGGTTTGCAGAATCATTTACATCTGCAGATGGGCGGTAG
- the LOC117922979 gene encoding U-box domain-containing protein 21-like has protein sequence MISSWKRRRAGRRAAKLQQHAEDDIGSMELTTPNHFRCPISLDLMKDPVTLSTGITYDRESIEMWIEAGNRTCPITNQVLRSLEPIPNHTIRKMIQDWCVENRSYGIERIPTPRIPLSSVEVTDILSKLKMAYRREDEAGCRELVAKMKSKGKESERNKRCIVANGAAGVLSAAFEAFSSASFDKYVAVLEDILAALTWMSPLDGEAKSYLSSAASLNCLVWLLKSGDLSARGNAVSTLKELLSSDKRKVYALSEIEGVKEALVKLVKEPICPTATKTSLVVIFHMVSSSPSNEDTKVRFVEMGLVELLLELLVDSEKSVCEKALGVLDGICGCEEGRERAYGHALTMPVLVKKLLRVSDLATEFSVSILWKLSKNEKREDGSVLVEALQVGAFQKLLLLLQVGCSDRTKEKATELLKLLNIHRERLECIDSMDFKDLKRPF, from the coding sequence ATGATTTCTTCTTGGAAAAGGCGGAGAGCTGGGCGGAGGGCAGCCAAGCTGCAGCAACACGCAGAAGATGATATTGGAAGCATGGAATTGACTACTCCTAATCATTTTCGGTGTCCGATATCTCTGGACTTGATGAAAGATCCGGTTACATTGTCCACAGGGATCACATATGATCGTGAGAGCATCGAGATGTGGATTGAAGCCGGAAACCGGACTTGCCCCATTACCAACCAGGTGTTGAGGAGTCTGGAGCCGATACCCAATCACACAATTCGGAAGATGATACAGGATTGGTGTGTCGAGAACCGGTCTTATGGGATTGAGAGGATCCCAACGCCTCGAATTCCTTTGAGTTCTGTCGAGGTTACAGATATACTTTCCAAGCTTAAGATGGCTTATCGGCGAGAGGATGAAGCTGGGTGCCGGGAGTTGGTGGCAAAGATGAAGTCAAAGGGGAAGGAGAGCGAGCGCAACAAGCGATGCATTGTTGCCAATGGGGCTGCTGGTGTTTTATCAGCTGCATTTGAAGCATTCTCGAGCGCCTCTTTCGATAAGTATGTTGCAGTCTTGGAGGATATCTTGGCGGCTCTCACTTGGATGTCTCCTCTTGATGGAGAAGCCAAATCTTACCTTAGCTCAGCTGCGTCTTTGAATTGTTTGGTATGGCTTTTGAAGTCTGGAGATTTGTCAGCAAGAGGGAACGCTGTTTCGACATTGAAAGAGCTACTTTCTTCAGATAAACGAAAGGTGTATGCTTTGTCTGAGATAGAAGGAGTGAAAGAAGCTTTGGTGAAGCTCGTCAAAGAGCCCATTTGCCCTACTGCAACAAAAACTTCATTGGTGGTCATCTTCCATATGGTTTCATCATCTCCTTCAAATGAAGATACCAAAGTAAGGTTTGTCGAGATGGGGTTAGTGGAGCTGCTCCTAGAACTACTGGTGGACTCTGAGAAAAGCGTATGCGAGAAGGCATTGGGTGTTCTTGATGGCATTTGCGGCTGCGAGGAAGGGAGGGAAAGGGCCTACGGCCATGCTCTAACCATGCCTGTTCTGGTTAAGAAGTTATTGCGCGTTTCTGATTTGGCTACCGAGTTCTCAGTTTCCATCCTTTGGAAGCTCAGCAAAAATGAGAAGAGGGAAGATGGAAGCGTCCTTGTTGAAGCTCTTCAAGTGGGTGCTTTTCAGAAGCTCTTGTTGCTCTTACAGGTTGGATGCTCTgaccgaacaaaggagaaggCAACTGAGTTGTTGAAATTGTTGAACATTCATAGGGAGAGGTTGGAGTGCATTGACTCGATGGATTTCAAGGATCTCAAAAGGCCTTTTTGA